In a single window of the Gossypium hirsutum isolate 1008001.06 chromosome A13, Gossypium_hirsutum_v2.1, whole genome shotgun sequence genome:
- the LOC107893833 gene encoding GDSL esterase/lipase At5g33370, with protein MANSMVLVSLMALGLLMVFSTTTQVEAAARAFFVFGDSLVDNGNNNYLATTARADSPPYGIDTPTRRPTGRFSNGKNIPDFISDALGSEPTLPYLSPELRGEKLLVGANFASAGVGILNDTGIQFINIIRMFRQLQYFQDYQTRLAELVGNDEAQQIVSDSLVLITVGGNDFVNNYFLIPFSARSRQFLLPDYVTYLISEYRKILMRLHDLGARRVLVTGTGPLGCVPAERAMRSPNGECAPELQQAASLFNPQLVQMINGLNSEYGANIFIAANTQLQTSDFITNPGAYGFTTSKIACCGQGPYNGIGLCTVFSNLCSNRDEYVFWDPFHPSERANGIIVNNIVSGSTNYVSPMNLSTLLALNSDTRN; from the exons ATGGCGAACTCAATGGTCCTTGTTTCATTGATGGCTTTAGGCCTCTTGATGGTATTTTCAACGACGACTCAAGTTGAAGCAGCCGCCAGGGCATTTTTTGTATTTGGCGATTCTCTGGTTGATAATGGCAACAACAATTACTTAGCAACAACTGCTCGAGCCGATTCACCACCTTATGGCATTGACACTCCTACCCGTCGCCCCACTGGCCGATTCTCCAATGGCAAAAACATTCCTGATTTTATAA GTGATGCACTTGGGTCAGAGCCAACATTGCCATACTTGAGCCCTGAACTCAGGGGAGAAAAGCTGCTTGTTGGTGCCAACTTTGCTTCTGCCGGTGTTGGAATCCTCAATGACACTGGCATTCAATTT ATAAACATTATAAGAATGTTCCGGCAATTACAATACTTCCAAGATTACCAGACACGGTTGGCTGAACTTGTCGGAAACGATGAAGCACAGCAGATTGTAAGCGACAGTCTTGTTCTCATCACAGTCGGCGGCAATGATTTCGTCAATAACTATTTCTTGATTCCCTTCTCCGCAAGATCTCGCCAGTTCCTTCTACCAGATTACGTTACATATCTCATCTCCGAGTACAGAAAAATTCTAATG AGACTACATGATTTAGGAGCTCGGAGGGTTCTGGTAACGGGGACCGGACCATTGGGGTGTGTTCCGGCGGAGAGGGCGATGAGGAGCCCAAATGGTGAATGTGCCCCTGAGCTGCAACAAGCCGCTTCCTTGTTTAACCCACAACTGGTTCAGATGATTAATGGACTCAATAGCGAGTATGGTGCAAATATCTTCATTGCTGCTAATACACAACTACAAACCAGTGATTTCATTACCAATCCTGGGGCCTACG GATTTACAACATCAAAGATAGCATGTTGTGGGCAAGGACCTTACAATGGTATTGGATTATGTACCGTGTTTTCGAATTTATGCTCAAATCGAGATGAATATGTTTTTTGGGATCCATTTCATCCATCGGAAAGAGCTAATGGGATCATCGTAAACAACATCGTAAGCGGATCAACAAATTACGTGAGTCCGATGAATCTAAGCACCCTCTTAGCTTTGAACTCCGACACGAGGAATTAA